In Nematostella vectensis chromosome 2, jaNemVect1.1, whole genome shotgun sequence, one genomic interval encodes:
- the LOC116615704 gene encoding leucine-rich repeat extensin-like protein 3 isoform X1, translating into MAFKITLLCVALYLATTQAKKVTEAYMYHGKVVKVQREVEDDAVMQKRDANPCGMSCPMSCAPACTPMCCMAPPPPPPPPPVMCCAPPPPPPAMIPGPPGPPGCMGPPGSPGCRGLPGCMGPMGPMGPPGSPGCPGSPGAPAPPAPQCPPICIHHCMKICPMPCCSPPPPPPVVYYPPPPPPPMPVCMPSCAPACCK; encoded by the exons ATGGCGTTCAAGATCACACTGTTGTGTGTAGCTCTCTATCTAGCCACGACCCAGGCCAAAAAAG TAACAGAGGCGTACATGTATCACGGCAAAGTAGTAAAAGTACAACGAGAAGTAGAAGACGACGCAG TTATGCAAAAACGTGACGCTAATCCATGCGGGATGAGCTGCCCGATGTCATGCGCACCAGCGTGCACTCCTATGTGCTGCATggcaccaccacccccacccccacccccaccagtGATGTGCTGTgctccaccaccacccccaccagCAATGATCCCCGGACCACCAGGACCCCCAGGATGCATGGGACCACCCGGATCTCCTGGATGCCGTGGACTTCCCGGATGTATGGGCCCTATGGGCCCGATGGGACCCCCCGGATCTCCTGGCTGCCCCGGATCACCCGGAGCACCAGCTCCACCCGCTCCTCAATGCCCACCGATCTGTATCCATCACTGTATGAAGATCTGCCCCATGCCATGCTgctccccaccaccacccccaccggTTGTCTACTACCCtccaccacccccaccaccaaTGCCAGTATGCATGCCTTCTTGTGCCCCAGCGTGTTGCAAATAG
- the LOC116615704 gene encoding leucine-rich repeat extensin-like protein 3 isoform X2 — protein MAFKITLLCVALYLATTQAKKVMQKRDANPCGMSCPMSCAPACTPMCCMAPPPPPPPPPVMCCAPPPPPPAMIPGPPGPPGCMGPPGSPGCRGLPGCMGPMGPMGPPGSPGCPGSPGAPAPPAPQCPPICIHHCMKICPMPCCSPPPPPPVVYYPPPPPPPMPVCMPSCAPACCK, from the exons ATGGCGTTCAAGATCACACTGTTGTGTGTAGCTCTCTATCTAGCCACGACCCAGGCCAAAAAAG TTATGCAAAAACGTGACGCTAATCCATGCGGGATGAGCTGCCCGATGTCATGCGCACCAGCGTGCACTCCTATGTGCTGCATggcaccaccacccccacccccacccccaccagtGATGTGCTGTgctccaccaccacccccaccagCAATGATCCCCGGACCACCAGGACCCCCAGGATGCATGGGACCACCCGGATCTCCTGGATGCCGTGGACTTCCCGGATGTATGGGCCCTATGGGCCCGATGGGACCCCCCGGATCTCCTGGCTGCCCCGGATCACCCGGAGCACCAGCTCCACCCGCTCCTCAATGCCCACCGATCTGTATCCATCACTGTATGAAGATCTGCCCCATGCCATGCTgctccccaccaccacccccaccggTTGTCTACTACCCtccaccacccccaccaccaaTGCCAGTATGCATGCCTTCTTGTGCCCCAGCGTGTTGCAAATAG
- the LOC5508757 gene encoding cuticle collagen 34 isoform X1 has translation MDFRILLASCIIAVAYATPKTEEKRSANPCGMSCPMSCAPTCSPSCCMASPPPPAMIPGPPGPPGCMGPPGSPGCMGLPGCMGPMGPMGPPGSPGCPGLPGAPAPPAPQCPPICIHHCMKICPMPCCSPPPPPPVIYYPPPPPPMPVCMPSCAPACCGK, from the exons ATGGATTTTAGAATTCTGCTTGCAAGCTGCATTATAGCAGTGGCATACGCCACACCGAAGACAG aagaAAAGAGGAGCGCTAATCCATGTGGGATGAGCTGTCCTATGTCATGCGCACCAACCTGCTCACCGTCATGTTGTATGGCCTCACCACCCCCACCAGCAATGATCCCCGGACCTCCCGGACCCCCAGGGTGCATGGGACCCCCCGGATCTCCCGGATGTATGGGACTTCCCGGATGTATGGGCCCTATGGGCCCGATGGGACCCCCCGGATCTCCTGGCTGCCCCGGATTACCCGGAGCACCTGCTCCACCCGCTCCTCAATGCCCACCGATCTGTATCCATCACTGTATGAAGATCTGCCCCATGCCATGCTgctccccaccaccacccccaccggTTATCTACTACCCTCCACCACCCCCACCGATGCCTGTATGCATGCCGTCTTGTGCACCTGCGTGCTGTGGAAAGTAG
- the LOC5508757 gene encoding cuticle collagen 34 isoform X2 — MDFRILLASCIIAVAYATPKTEKRSANPCGMSCPMSCAPTCSPSCCMASPPPPAMIPGPPGPPGCMGPPGSPGCMGLPGCMGPMGPMGPPGSPGCPGLPGAPAPPAPQCPPICIHHCMKICPMPCCSPPPPPPVIYYPPPPPPMPVCMPSCAPACCGK, encoded by the exons ATGGATTTTAGAATTCTGCTTGCAAGCTGCATTATAGCAGTGGCATACGCCACACCGAAGACAG aAAAGAGGAGCGCTAATCCATGTGGGATGAGCTGTCCTATGTCATGCGCACCAACCTGCTCACCGTCATGTTGTATGGCCTCACCACCCCCACCAGCAATGATCCCCGGACCTCCCGGACCCCCAGGGTGCATGGGACCCCCCGGATCTCCCGGATGTATGGGACTTCCCGGATGTATGGGCCCTATGGGCCCGATGGGACCCCCCGGATCTCCTGGCTGCCCCGGATTACCCGGAGCACCTGCTCCACCCGCTCCTCAATGCCCACCGATCTGTATCCATCACTGTATGAAGATCTGCCCCATGCCATGCTgctccccaccaccacccccaccggTTATCTACTACCCTCCACCACCCCCACCGATGCCTGTATGCATGCCGTCTTGTGCACCTGCGTGCTGTGGAAAGTAG
- the LOC5508772 gene encoding glutamine-rich protein 2 → MSVRVELQQLVDIALATPEIGNVNFNILRGFLHEILKHLGIRKKVVYISDEGDFKTAYDFIKDGILLARSTTPSELDLIDEDENDAREANKRSISPVRRKSYECQISGKNSLQKRSRSASPRLSERSATISSEPVHEGTKETSDVGDRKEKETPQEGSVKSTPADIVVHESSPKPPNTGIRSHNKSPLRSPKASRALLEPGRSSIETRRSVEVLLGRGEAIKNLTHKVSELQARIDALENAETKEEVSIIPSAASIIRKESKTPAHDMMQIISVSKRLEETENSIEGLTELVDVLSAELTEVKEAMPSKKEIPDMRNNLKDLKSSINEVKKQTDDSQNSHASQLSALEKTVDEMKKALNQQLKDVSNRPAATVDMAEVEKFVGKKIDQEMDHITKSLARQQTHDSPAIVVSSELPSEVTDLLEKFDVMREKQTSLEEEVKAIRELAEAMETKDDDEETDSKSGSVNEQSTESQAVHIPHEIVHDMKLLKKKLDSCSKDSASTHSSLRRLDVENKKLVASIDDNKALIDQLKNNIALLQREAAEAATSTPVRQDDTLPPTPSRSKAHTIDDKDLSLIRTMIFDLQEEKDKLKQANRSIWDEIYQQKKVIDDIDDQVTTLHDVKADKSQLSSEVEVKADKADMLLKVGRDDFDHYIGLVDQSLRDLLQRLEGHETALKQAIESISSNVRTKLDKDEVEPLKHYLEERIKALKPKPVEAAPPEEFAAGFRKVLIKNFHCISCDKPVEFARDGMFPPLPSAQPMPGKKSNRPYTTFELEQIRQHMLRGGMALEQERFEVIDKQRQKIQKELLMLSGVPNIQGLAEVIDRPCGGTHTLSFPHSRQVVRGLHMNKEDVTLETICKMKNYTSVNIMGQDGHIYKGLVDDLSTLPHLPHKPQTPRKPSSQQEGAGQANHRSSTPASAQYGHVEPANHSDSL, encoded by the exons ATGTCCGTTCGAGTAGAACTTCAGCAATTAGTTGACATTGCTTTAGCGACTCCCGAAATCGGAAATGTGAATTTTAACATCCTTCGTGGATTTCTGCATGAGATCTTAAAGCATCTTGGCATCCGTAAGAAAGTTGTCTACATTTCTGATGAGGGCGATTTTAAGACCGCTTACGACTTCATAAAAGATGGGATATTACTTGCTCGAAGCACCACCCCTAGCGAACTCGACCTTATCGATGAAGATGAAAATGACGCAAGGGAAGCAAACAAAAGGAGCATATCTCCAGTACGACGAAAATCTTATGAATGCCAAATATCCGGAAAAAATTCTCTACAGAAGCGAAGTCGCTCAGCAAGCCCTCGATTAAGTGAAAGGTCAGCGACCATCTCATCTGAACCAGTTCATGAAGGGACCAAGGAGACAAGCGATGTGGGGGATCGAAAAGAGAAAGAGACGCCTCAAGAAGGAAGCGTTAAATCGACACCAGCTGACATCGTCGTCCATGAATCATCTCCAAAGCCACCGAATACTGGAATAAGATCACACAACAAGTCACCATTGCGATCACCAAAAGCTTCTAGAGCATTACTGGAGCCTGGAAGATCATCAATTGAAACCCGCAGGTCTGTTGAAGTATTGCTTGGACGAGGTGAGGCCATCAAGAACCTTACGCATAAGGTTTCAGAACTGCAAGCGCGCATTGATGCACTGGAGAACGCTGAGACCAAAGAAGAAGTTTCTATTATCCCATCTGCAGCATCTATCATCCGCAAGGAAAGCAAGACGCCAGCGCATGACATGATGCAAATAATCTCCGTCAGTAAAAGGCTGGAAGAGACTGAAAATTCAATCGAGGGACTAACAGAACTGGTAGATGTCCTCTCTGCCGAGCTTACTGAAGTCAAGGAAGCCATGCCTTCTAAAAAAGAGATCCCCGACATGCGCAATAATCTTAAGGACCTGAAAAGTTCCATCAATGAGGTTAAAAAGCAAACGGATGATAGTCAAAATAGCCATGCCTCCCAGTTGTCCGCTCTAGAGAAAACCGTTGATGAGATGAAGAAAGCATTGAATCAGCAGCTGAAAGATGTGAGCAATAGACCAGCCGCCACTGTTGACATGGCCGAAGTAGAGAAGTTCGTCGGCAAAAAGATTGATCAAGAAATGGATCATATAACAAAGTCACTTGCTCGCCAGCAAACCCACGACAGTCCAGCCATTGTTGTATCGAGTGAGCTGCCTTCGGAAGTAACAGATCTTTTAGAGAAATTTGACGTAAtgagagaaaaacaaacaagtttGGAAGAAGAAGTGAAAGCCATCCGAGAGCTTGCCGAAGCAATGGAAacaaaagatgatgatgaagagaCAGATTCGAAGAGCGGAAGCGTCAATGAGCAATCAACGGAGTCCCAAGCTGTTCATATTCCACATGAGATCGTCCATGACATGAAGCTCTTGAAGAAAAAGCTCGATAGTTGCAGCAAAGATTCCGCGTCGACCCACTCATCGCTGCGTAGACTCGATGTTGAGAACAAGAAGCTTGTCGCGTCGATTGATGACAACAAGGCACTAATTGATCAGCTCAAGAACAACATCGCTCTGCTGCAGCGCGAGGCGGCTGAGGCTGCGACTTCCACTCCAG TGCGACAGGATGACACACTCCCGCCCACTCCATCCAGATCCAAAGCGCACACCATTGACGATAAGGATCTCAGCTTGATCCGCACTATGATATTTGACCTGCAAGAGGAGAAAGACAAGTTGAAGCAGGCGAACAGAAGCATTTGGGATGAAATCTATCAGCAGAAGAAAGTCAtcgatgatattgatgatcaG GTGACAACACTTCATGATGTTAAGGCGGACAAATCTCAGCTTTCATCGGAGGTGGAGGTGAAAGCAGATAAGGCCGATATGCTACTGAAGGTTGGACGCGACGACTTTGATCACTACATCGGGCTGGTAGATCAGTCACTGCGAGACCTCCTACAGAGACTTGAAGGACAT GAAACTGCATTGAAGCAAGCCATTGAAAGTATCTCATCCAACGTTCGAACCAAACTAGACAAGGATGAGGTGGAGCCGCTGAAGCACTACCTAGAGGAACGTATAAAAGCCCTCAAGCCTAAGCCAGTAGAGGCGGCCCCGCCAGAGGAGTTTGCAGCTGGCTTCCGCAAAGTTCTTATCAAGAATTTCCACTGCATCTCATGTGATAAGCCGGTAGAGTTTGCACGAGATGGCATGTTCCCACCTTTGCCTTCTGCACAACCCATGCCAGGCAAAAAGTCAAACCGACCTTACACTACTTTCGAGCTGGAACAGATAAGACAACATATGCTACGTGGAGGGATGGCTTTAGAACAGGAAAGGTTTGAGGTCATTGACAAACAGAGACAGAAAATACAGAAGGAGCTGCTTATGCTAAG CGGAGTTCCCAACATCCAGGGATTAGCAGAGGTGATTGATCGTCCTTGCGGAGGGACCCACACCTTATCATTTCCTCACAGCCGACAGGTGGTACGTGGCCTCCACATGAACAAGGAAGATGTTACCTTGGAGACGATTTGCAAGATGAAGAACTACACGTCTGTCAACATTATGGGTCAGGATGGACACATCTATAAGGGGCTAGTTGATGACTTATCCACCCTTCCCCACCTACCCCACAAGCCGCAAACACCACGCAAGCCGAGCAGCCAGCAAGAAGGGGCGGGGCAAGCCAATCACCGTAGCAGCACACCTGCTTCTGctcaatatggtcacgtggaACCTGCCAATCACTCTGATAGCTTATGA
- the LOC5508760 gene encoding nicotinate-nucleotide pyrophosphorylase [carboxylating] translates to MADESAFRNFSLLIPKVAIEKHVETWLKEDTPSFDYGGFVVGSSVEKAVLLCKSDGVLAGVPFFNAIFEKLDCKVEWQNNEGDPIKAVSVIGTVTGPVNKILLGERVALNCISRASGIATKSRSLTNLKEQYQWHGEIAGTRKTTPGFRVVEKYALEVGGVSTHRYDLSTMIMLKDNHIWSTGNITRAVKNARRVGGFSMKIEVECRSLEEALEAAHAGAEIVMLDNFEPQALHTTAKTLKGKCAGVIIEASGGINDSSIAQYFGPHVDVISLGCLTQGYKPVNFSLKIKKDGHDPRNLPVKQIVS, encoded by the coding sequence ATGGCGGACGAAAGTGCTTTTCGAAACTTTTCTCTGCTTATACCTAAAGTAGCAATCGAGAAACACGTGGAGACATGGCTAAAGGAAGATACTCCAAGCTTTGACTACGGAGGCTTTGTCGTGGGGTCTAGCGTAGAGAAGGCTGTTTTACTGTGCAAATCAGACGGGGTCTTGGCCGGTGTCCCTTTTTTCAACGCCATATTTGAGAAACTGGATTGCAAAGTGGAATGGCAAAACAACGAAGGAGATCCTATAAAAGCTGTCTCTGTGATAGGAACTGTCACAGGCCCGGTAAACAAGATACTCCTCGGCGAGCGAGTAGCGCTGAACTGTATTTCCAGGGCAAGTGGAATCGCTACGAAATCCAGATCCCTCACCAATCTAAAAGAGCAGTACCAATGGCACGGCGAAATCGCTGGTACAAGGAAAACTACCCCGGGGTTTCGTGTTGTTGAAAAGTATGCGCTAGAGGTGGGAGGAGTGTCGACGCATCGCTATGATTTATCCACCATGATAATGTTAAAGGATAACCATATATGGAGCACCGGTAATATTACACGAGCAGTGAAGAATGCAAGAAGGGTGGGGGGCTTCAGCATGAAGATCGAAGTAGAATGTCGATCCCTAGAGGAGGCCCTAGAAGCAGCACATGCAGGTGCTGAGATTGTCATGCTGGATAATTTTGAACCTCAAGCTTTGCACACAACTGCAAAAACACTGAAAGGAAAGTGTGCTGGTGTGATAATTGAAGCTAGTGGTGGTATCAATGATTCAAGCATCGCTCAGTACTTTGGGCCCCATGTTGATGTCATCTCTCTGGGGTGTCTAACACAGGGTTATAAGCCAGTCAATTTCTCACTTAAAATCAAGAAAGATGGCCATGATCCTAGAAATCTTCCTGTCAAGCAAATAGTGTCATAG